In Dioscorea cayenensis subsp. rotundata cultivar TDr96_F1 unplaced genomic scaffold, TDr96_F1_v2_PseudoChromosome.rev07_lg8_w22 25.fasta BLBR01001260.1, whole genome shotgun sequence, a single genomic region encodes these proteins:
- the LOC120255976 gene encoding membrane-bound O-acyltransferase gup1-like isoform X1 has product MAMGFSWKLWELAFIVLYALAFYALVIHRSLQLSHDNSHRLFGLRPGWILGRLNDLSDPQWRNFRGNLPILMLVFGIFTLVANTIRRFYHLRARGMSLIWSFLSFCYLSYLHGACVVFILLISSMNFFLVKIFARTKYFVYMLWIFNIAVLLLNRVYEGYSFTLFGANLAFLDSYRGTFRWHICFNLVILRMLSFGLDYHWFSFQDSRFDQKKHMQGCYTCRSGKACYFALQERSVPIDKYSFNIYLSYLIYAPLYIAGPITSFNAFATQLDIPQKNHSVGQIAWYGVRWAISLFLMEILTHFFYYNSYASSDIWKNLSPLEIFIIGYGVINFMWLKFSLIWRFFRFWSLIGGVETPENMPRCVNNCYDLESFWKSWHASFNKWLVRYMYIPLGGSQRKLLNVWVIFTFVALWHDLEWKLICWAWLTCIFLIPEIVIKSAAKTFQVRSALGGFIFRELSAISGAVTITCLMVANLVGYVIGPNGINWLISRLLQKDGLHVLFGIFTSFYIGTKLMFHIRDAKQKCWGLGSAIVDWEKQMHKYLDFF; this is encoded by the exons ATGGCAATGGGGTTTTCTTGGAAGCTCTGGGAGCTCGCATTCATCGTTCTCTACGCCCTCGCTTTCTACGCGCTCGTTATCCATCGATCTCTCCAACTATCCCACG ATAATTCTCACAGGTTGTTTGGTCTGCGTCCTGGATGGATTCTTGGTCGCCTTAAT GACCTTTCAGATCCACAATGGAGAAATTTTCGTGGAAATCTACCCATTCTTATGCTTGTGTTTGGGATATTCACATTGGTGGCAAATACAATCAGGCGCTTCTATCACTTGAGAGCAAGAGGGATGTCACTTATCTGGAGTTTTTTGTCCTTCtgttatttatcatatttacatGGAGCTTG TGTTGTCTTTATCCTTTTGATCTCTTCAATGAACTTTTTCCTAGTAAAG ATTTTTGCTCGAACAAAGTACTTTGTGTACATGCTTTGGATCTTCAACATTGCTGTTCTTTTGTTGAACCGTGTTTACGAGGGATATTCGTTCACCTTATTTGG GGCAAACTTGGCTTTCTTAGATAGTTATCGCGGAACTTTTAGATGGCACATATGCTTTAACTTAG TTATTCTGCGCATGTTAAGCTTTGGGCTGGATTACCATTGGttttccttccaagattctcgTTTTGATCAAAAG AAGCATATGCAAGGATGTTATACTTGTAGATCTGGAAAAGCATGCTACTTTGCTTTACAG GAGAGGAGTGTTCCCATTGACAAATACTCATTCAACATATACTTGTCTTATTTGATTTATGCACCACTTTATATTGCTGGACCGATAACTAGCTTCAATGCATTTGCAACGCAG TTGGATATACCTCAAAAAAATCATTCTGTTGGACAAATAGCTTGGTATGGTGTCAGATGGGCTATTAGTCTGTTCCTCATGGAAATATTGACTCATTTTTTCTATTACAATTCCTATGCAAGCAG tGACATATGGAAAAATTTGTCACCTTTGGAGATCTTTATCATTGGATATGGG GTCATAAACTTCATGTGGTTAAAGTTCTCTCTGATTTGGCGCTTTTTCCGGTTCTGGTCTCTG ATTGGAGGTGTAGAGACTCCTGAAAACATGCCAAGATGTGTGAACAACTGCTATGACTTGGAGagtttttggaaaagttggcaTGCATCATTTAACAAGTGGCTTGTTAG GTACATGTATATTCCACTAGGGGGTTCTCAGAGGAAGCTTCTGAATGTGTGGGTTATTTTCACATTTGTGGCGTTGTGGCATGATCTGGAATG GAAACTTATTTGCTGGGCATGGCTAACATGCATATTTTTGATACCTGAGATCGTCATAAAGTCTGCAGCCAAAACATTTCAG GTTAGAAGTGCTCTGGGTGGATTCATTTTCCGTGAACTGAGTGCTATATCTGGGGCAGTCACGATTACATGCCTAATG GTTGCAAACCTCGTGGGTTATGTCATTGGACCAAACGGCATAAATTGGTTAATATCGCGACTGCTACAAAAGGATG GTTTACATGTTCTCTTTGGCATATTTACATCATTTTATATTGGAACAAAG CTGATGTTTCACATTCGTGACGCAAAACAAAAATGCTG GGGACTTGGGTCCGCCATTGTTGATTGGGAaaaacaaatgcacaagtatcttgattttttttag
- the LOC120255981 gene encoding cytochrome b561, DM13 and DOMON domain-containing protein At5g54830-like isoform X2, with protein sequence MGSRWSEDRLSWGNMHFLASDRPVEVLLLGGVVLTENFRPILAIHGLLMFVSWGLLIPSGILLKRYLKFLDYHKAYKMHAYFECLGIVVSLIGVLFAAAELHNFVISSWHVKFGVIGMVLGLLQLINLCVRPKRGVNVDTFLKKRILLTYFHVITGRCAVGAGVIALLSGMYGLGQKYDSEVAERLTWGLVIWFMIVACVVIYLEYLVLKRRRWELNTFGNSWFLEEDDAVDLLQPSEEVNKSESVREEVQLESMNR encoded by the coding sequence ATGGGATCGCGTTGGTCGGAGGATCGATTGAGTTGGGGTAACATGCATTTCCTTGCCAGTGATCGTCCTGTTGAGGTTCTTTTGCTTGGAGGAGTGGTGCTGACGGAGAATTTTCGCCCAATTCTGGCGATTCATGGACTCCTGATGTTTGTTTCTTGGGGATTGTTAATCCCATCGGGTATATTACTCAAAAGGTACTTGAAGTTTTTGGATTATCATAAAGCCTATAAAATGCATGCTTATTTTGAGTGCTTGGGAATAGTTGTGTCCCTGATTGGAGTTCTTTTTGCGGCAGCAGAGCTCCATAATTTCGTTATTAGCTCTTGGCATGTTAAATTTGGTGTGATTGGAATGGTATTGGGGCTCCTGCAGCTAATAAACTTGTGTGTGAGGCCTAAAAGAGGGGTGAATGTGGATACATTTTTGAAAAAGAGGATTTTGTTGACATATTTTCATGTTATTACTGGAAGGTGTGCTGTTGGAGCTGGAGTTATTGCACTTTTAAGTGGAATGTATGGTTTGGGACAGAAGTATGATAGTGAAGTAGCTGAACGGCTTACTTGGGGATTGGTTATATGGTTTATGATTGTTGCATGTGTTGTCATCTATCTAGAGTACTTGGTAttgaagagaaggagatgggAGCTGAATACATTTGGAAATAGTTGGTttttggaagaagatgatgctgTTGATTTATTGCAGCCTAGTGAAGAGGTTAATAAATCCGAGTCGGTAAGAGAGGAGGTTCAGCTTGAATCAATGAACAGATAG
- the LOC120255981 gene encoding cytochrome b561, DM13 and DOMON domain-containing protein At5g54830-like isoform X1, translating to MKDASPATGSMVVWAMGSRWSEDRLSWGNMHFLASDRPVEVLLLGGVVLTENFRPILAIHGLLMFVSWGLLIPSGILLKRYLKFLDYHKAYKMHAYFECLGIVVSLIGVLFAAAELHNFVISSWHVKFGVIGMVLGLLQLINLCVRPKRGVNVDTFLKKRILLTYFHVITGRCAVGAGVIALLSGMYGLGQKYDSEVAERLTWGLVIWFMIVACVVIYLEYLVLKRRRWELNTFGNSWFLEEDDAVDLLQPSEEVNKSESVREEVQLESMNR from the exons ATGAAGGACGCATCTCCAGCTACTGGATCGATG GTCGTCTGGGCAATGGGATCGCGTTGGTCGGAGGATCGATTGAGTTGGGGTAACATGCATTTCCTTGCCAGTGATCGTCCTGTTGAGGTTCTTTTGCTTGGAGGAGTGGTGCTGACGGAGAATTTTCGCCCAATTCTGGCGATTCATGGACTCCTGATGTTTGTTTCTTGGGGATTGTTAATCCCATCGGGTATATTACTCAAAAGGTACTTGAAGTTTTTGGATTATCATAAAGCCTATAAAATGCATGCTTATTTTGAGTGCTTGGGAATAGTTGTGTCCCTGATTGGAGTTCTTTTTGCGGCAGCAGAGCTCCATAATTTCGTTATTAGCTCTTGGCATGTTAAATTTGGTGTGATTGGAATGGTATTGGGGCTCCTGCAGCTAATAAACTTGTGTGTGAGGCCTAAAAGAGGGGTGAATGTGGATACATTTTTGAAAAAGAGGATTTTGTTGACATATTTTCATGTTATTACTGGAAGGTGTGCTGTTGGAGCTGGAGTTATTGCACTTTTAAGTGGAATGTATGGTTTGGGACAGAAGTATGATAGTGAAGTAGCTGAACGGCTTACTTGGGGATTGGTTATATGGTTTATGATTGTTGCATGTGTTGTCATCTATCTAGAGTACTTGGTAttgaagagaaggagatgggAGCTGAATACATTTGGAAATAGTTGGTttttggaagaagatgatgctgTTGATTTATTGCAGCCTAGTGAAGAGGTTAATAAATCCGAGTCGGTAAGAGAGGAGGTTCAGCTTGAATCAATGAACAGATAG
- the LOC120255976 gene encoding membrane-bound O-acyltransferase gup1-like isoform X3, which yields MLVFGIFTLVANTIRRFYHLRARGMSLIWSFLSFCYLSYLHGACVVFILLISSMNFFLVKIFARTKYFVYMLWIFNIAVLLLNRVYEGYSFTLFGANLAFLDSYRGTFRWHICFNLVILRMLSFGLDYHWFSFQDSRFDQKKHMQGCYTCRSGKACYFALQERSVPIDKYSFNIYLSYLIYAPLYIAGPITSFNAFATQLDIPQKNHSVGQIAWYGVRWAISLFLMEILTHFFYYNSYASSDIWKNLSPLEIFIIGYGVINFMWLKFSLIWRFFRFWSLIGGVETPENMPRCVNNCYDLESFWKSWHASFNKWLVRYMYIPLGGSQRKLLNVWVIFTFVALWHDLEWKLICWAWLTCIFLIPEIVIKSAAKTFQVRSALGGFIFRELSAISGAVTITCLMVANLVGYVIGPNGINWLISRLLQKDGLHVLFGIFTSFYIGTKLMFHIRDAKQKCWGLGSAIVDWEKQMHKYLDFF from the exons ATGCTTGTGTTTGGGATATTCACATTGGTGGCAAATACAATCAGGCGCTTCTATCACTTGAGAGCAAGAGGGATGTCACTTATCTGGAGTTTTTTGTCCTTCtgttatttatcatatttacatGGAGCTTG TGTTGTCTTTATCCTTTTGATCTCTTCAATGAACTTTTTCCTAGTAAAG ATTTTTGCTCGAACAAAGTACTTTGTGTACATGCTTTGGATCTTCAACATTGCTGTTCTTTTGTTGAACCGTGTTTACGAGGGATATTCGTTCACCTTATTTGG GGCAAACTTGGCTTTCTTAGATAGTTATCGCGGAACTTTTAGATGGCACATATGCTTTAACTTAG TTATTCTGCGCATGTTAAGCTTTGGGCTGGATTACCATTGGttttccttccaagattctcgTTTTGATCAAAAG AAGCATATGCAAGGATGTTATACTTGTAGATCTGGAAAAGCATGCTACTTTGCTTTACAG GAGAGGAGTGTTCCCATTGACAAATACTCATTCAACATATACTTGTCTTATTTGATTTATGCACCACTTTATATTGCTGGACCGATAACTAGCTTCAATGCATTTGCAACGCAG TTGGATATACCTCAAAAAAATCATTCTGTTGGACAAATAGCTTGGTATGGTGTCAGATGGGCTATTAGTCTGTTCCTCATGGAAATATTGACTCATTTTTTCTATTACAATTCCTATGCAAGCAG tGACATATGGAAAAATTTGTCACCTTTGGAGATCTTTATCATTGGATATGGG GTCATAAACTTCATGTGGTTAAAGTTCTCTCTGATTTGGCGCTTTTTCCGGTTCTGGTCTCTG ATTGGAGGTGTAGAGACTCCTGAAAACATGCCAAGATGTGTGAACAACTGCTATGACTTGGAGagtttttggaaaagttggcaTGCATCATTTAACAAGTGGCTTGTTAG GTACATGTATATTCCACTAGGGGGTTCTCAGAGGAAGCTTCTGAATGTGTGGGTTATTTTCACATTTGTGGCGTTGTGGCATGATCTGGAATG GAAACTTATTTGCTGGGCATGGCTAACATGCATATTTTTGATACCTGAGATCGTCATAAAGTCTGCAGCCAAAACATTTCAG GTTAGAAGTGCTCTGGGTGGATTCATTTTCCGTGAACTGAGTGCTATATCTGGGGCAGTCACGATTACATGCCTAATG GTTGCAAACCTCGTGGGTTATGTCATTGGACCAAACGGCATAAATTGGTTAATATCGCGACTGCTACAAAAGGATG GTTTACATGTTCTCTTTGGCATATTTACATCATTTTATATTGGAACAAAG CTGATGTTTCACATTCGTGACGCAAAACAAAAATGCTG GGGACTTGGGTCCGCCATTGTTGATTGGGAaaaacaaatgcacaagtatcttgattttttttag
- the LOC120255979 gene encoding cinnamoyl-CoA reductase 1-like: protein MTIPSSPAPGEGQTVCVTGAGGYIASWLVKLLLQRGYTVKGTVRNPDDPKNIHLKTLDGAAERLILCKADLLDYQSLCAAISGCHGVFHVASPVTDDPEQMVEPAVKGTENVVDAAAEAGVRRVVFTSSIGAVAMDPNRGPDVVVDESCWSDLEFCKKTKNWYCYGKAVAEQAACQRAKEKGVDLVVVTPVLVMGPLLQPTINASIVHILKYLDGAVKTYTNAVQAYVDVRDVAMAHVLVYETPSASGRYLCAECVLHRGDVVDILAKLFPGYPLPSR, encoded by the exons ATGACTATCCCTTCCTCACCGGCACCCGGCGAAGGTCAGACCGTCTGCGTCACCGGCGCCGGCGGCTACATCGCGTCATGGCTCGTCAAACTCTTGCTCCAACGCGGTTACACCGTTAAAGGCACGGTTCGCAACCCAG ATGATCCCAAGAACATCCATTTGAAAACACTTGACGGTGCTGCAGAACGCTTGATTCTCTGCAAAGCAGACCTTCTTGATTATCAGTCCTTGTGTGCGGCCATCTCCGGTTGCCATGGTGTCTTCCACGTGGCATCTCCGGTGACTGATGACCCG gaGCAAATGGTTGAACCTGCAGTGAAAGGCACAGAGAACGTAGTAGATGCAGCGGCAGAGGCCGGTGTGCGCCGGGTGGTGTTCACATCCTCCATCGGCGCGGTTGCTATGGACCCGAACCGTGGCCCAGACGTTGTTGTCGATGAGTCTTGCTGGAGTGATCTTGAGTTCTGTAAAAAAACCAAG AATTGGTACTGTTATGGGAAAGCAGTGGCAGAGCAAGCAGCATGCCAAAGGGCTAAAGAAAAAGGTGTGGATCTGGTGGTGGTGACACCGGTGCTTGTTATGGGACCGCTTCTTCAACCTACAATCAACGCCAGCATTGTTCATATACTCAAGTATTTGGATGGAGCGGTTAAGACATACACAAATGCGGTGCAGGCTTATGTTGATGTCAGGGATGTGGCCATGGCACATGTGCTTGTTTACGAGACACCCAGCGCTTCCGGACGGTATCTCTGCGCCGAATGTGTGTTGCACCGCGGTGATGTGGTTGACATCCTTGCTAAACTCTTCCCGGGATATCCCCTCCCTTCTAGGTAA
- the LOC120255976 gene encoding membrane-bound O-acyltransferase gup1-like isoform X2 — protein MAMGFSWKLWELAFIVLYALAFYALVIHRSLQLSHDNSHRLFGLRPGWILGRLNDLSDPQWRNFRGNLPILMLVFGIFTLVANTIRRFYHLRARGMSLIWSFLSFCYLSYLHGACVVFILLISSMNFFLVKIFARTKYFVYMLWIFNIAVLLLNRVYEGYSFTLFGANLAFLDSYRGTFRWHICFNLVILRMLSFGLDYHWFSFQDSRFDQKERSVPIDKYSFNIYLSYLIYAPLYIAGPITSFNAFATQLDIPQKNHSVGQIAWYGVRWAISLFLMEILTHFFYYNSYASSDIWKNLSPLEIFIIGYGVINFMWLKFSLIWRFFRFWSLIGGVETPENMPRCVNNCYDLESFWKSWHASFNKWLVRYMYIPLGGSQRKLLNVWVIFTFVALWHDLEWKLICWAWLTCIFLIPEIVIKSAAKTFQVRSALGGFIFRELSAISGAVTITCLMVANLVGYVIGPNGINWLISRLLQKDGLHVLFGIFTSFYIGTKLMFHIRDAKQKCWGLGSAIVDWEKQMHKYLDFF, from the exons ATGGCAATGGGGTTTTCTTGGAAGCTCTGGGAGCTCGCATTCATCGTTCTCTACGCCCTCGCTTTCTACGCGCTCGTTATCCATCGATCTCTCCAACTATCCCACG ATAATTCTCACAGGTTGTTTGGTCTGCGTCCTGGATGGATTCTTGGTCGCCTTAAT GACCTTTCAGATCCACAATGGAGAAATTTTCGTGGAAATCTACCCATTCTTATGCTTGTGTTTGGGATATTCACATTGGTGGCAAATACAATCAGGCGCTTCTATCACTTGAGAGCAAGAGGGATGTCACTTATCTGGAGTTTTTTGTCCTTCtgttatttatcatatttacatGGAGCTTG TGTTGTCTTTATCCTTTTGATCTCTTCAATGAACTTTTTCCTAGTAAAG ATTTTTGCTCGAACAAAGTACTTTGTGTACATGCTTTGGATCTTCAACATTGCTGTTCTTTTGTTGAACCGTGTTTACGAGGGATATTCGTTCACCTTATTTGG GGCAAACTTGGCTTTCTTAGATAGTTATCGCGGAACTTTTAGATGGCACATATGCTTTAACTTAG TTATTCTGCGCATGTTAAGCTTTGGGCTGGATTACCATTGGttttccttccaagattctcgTTTTGATCAAAAG GAGAGGAGTGTTCCCATTGACAAATACTCATTCAACATATACTTGTCTTATTTGATTTATGCACCACTTTATATTGCTGGACCGATAACTAGCTTCAATGCATTTGCAACGCAG TTGGATATACCTCAAAAAAATCATTCTGTTGGACAAATAGCTTGGTATGGTGTCAGATGGGCTATTAGTCTGTTCCTCATGGAAATATTGACTCATTTTTTCTATTACAATTCCTATGCAAGCAG tGACATATGGAAAAATTTGTCACCTTTGGAGATCTTTATCATTGGATATGGG GTCATAAACTTCATGTGGTTAAAGTTCTCTCTGATTTGGCGCTTTTTCCGGTTCTGGTCTCTG ATTGGAGGTGTAGAGACTCCTGAAAACATGCCAAGATGTGTGAACAACTGCTATGACTTGGAGagtttttggaaaagttggcaTGCATCATTTAACAAGTGGCTTGTTAG GTACATGTATATTCCACTAGGGGGTTCTCAGAGGAAGCTTCTGAATGTGTGGGTTATTTTCACATTTGTGGCGTTGTGGCATGATCTGGAATG GAAACTTATTTGCTGGGCATGGCTAACATGCATATTTTTGATACCTGAGATCGTCATAAAGTCTGCAGCCAAAACATTTCAG GTTAGAAGTGCTCTGGGTGGATTCATTTTCCGTGAACTGAGTGCTATATCTGGGGCAGTCACGATTACATGCCTAATG GTTGCAAACCTCGTGGGTTATGTCATTGGACCAAACGGCATAAATTGGTTAATATCGCGACTGCTACAAAAGGATG GTTTACATGTTCTCTTTGGCATATTTACATCATTTTATATTGGAACAAAG CTGATGTTTCACATTCGTGACGCAAAACAAAAATGCTG GGGACTTGGGTCCGCCATTGTTGATTGGGAaaaacaaatgcacaagtatcttgattttttttag
- the LOC120255984 gene encoding uncharacterized protein LOC120255984 gives MAGAPRVRSMNAGDIEARPVLVPAGNKARLVTRKPVSKPPPKVEAKKLKIPVPAVDSPPSSPALSPPALLRRHELLLHSNLSMNASCSSDASTESFCSRASTGRIGRMGFTGRRRQSVLRAEKIGAKPEKIVPDGVVMGSPEVSPGRRRCAWVTPNTDPCYVAFHDEEWGVPVHDDKKLFELLVFSSALSELTWPTILSKRQSFREVFMDFNPDAVAKLNEKKFIAPGSTASFLLSEPKLRAVIENSRQILKIAEDFGSFSNYCWSFVNNKPITSRFRYPRQVLVKSPKADVMSKDLVRRGFRCVGPTVVYSFMQAAGLTNDHLISCFRFTECAVGVTTSVIPAGVNVNEGDRVDIDQKVVLEKMDVCEDVAMCIDLQL, from the exons ATGGCTGGGGCACCCAGGGTGAGGTCCATGAACGCCGGAGACATCGAGGCGAGGCCGGTGCTTGTTCCGGCAGGCAACAAGGCCCGGTTGGTGACCAGGAAACCGGTTTCGAAGCCTCCTCCGAAGGTGGAGGCGAAGAAGCTTAAGATTCCGGTTCCGGCTGTGGATTCGCCGCCTTCGTCGCCAGCTCTTAGCCCGCCGGCGCTGTTGAGACGGCATGAGTTGTTACTTCACTCGAACCTTTCGATGAATGCTTCTTGCTCGTCGGATGCATCTACTGAGTCCTTCTGCAGCCGCGCGTCCACGGGGAGGATTGGAAGAATGGGGTTCACTGGCCGGCGGAGGCAGAGTGTTCTGAGAGCGGAGAAGATTGGTGCGAAGCCTGAGAAGATTGTTCCGGATGGTGTCGTAATGGGCTCGCCGGAAGTCTCGCCggggagaagaagatgtgcTTGGGTTACTCCAAACACTG ATCCATGCTATGTTGCTTTTCATGATGAAGAATGGGGCGTCCCGGTGCATGATGATAA GAAATTGTTTGAGTTGCTTGTATTCTCAAGTGCATTGTCTGAGCTTACCTGGCCAACAATCCTAAGTAAAAGGCAGAGTTTTAG ggAAGTCTTCATGGATTTCAATCCTGACGCCGTTGCTAAACTAAATGAGAAAAAGTTCATAGCCCCAGGAAGCACTGCAAGCTTTCTACTATCAGAGCCAAAGCTTCGAGCGGTTATCGAAAATTCACGCCAAATACTCAAG ATTGCAGAGGATTTTGGATCATTCTCCAATTACTGCTGGAGCTTTGTAAATAACAAGCCTATAACAAGCAGGTTCCGTTACCCTCGACAAGTCCTGGTGAAATCCCCGAAGGCAGATGTGATGAGTAAGGACTTAGTCAGGAGAGGTTTCCGTTGTGTCGGCCCCACTGTCGTCTACTCCTTCATGCAAGCCGCAGGCTTAACCAACGACCATCTCATCAGCTGCTTCCGATTCACAGAGTGTGCCGTGGGAGTGACCACTTCTGTGATACCTGCAGGTGTAAATGTAAATGAAGGAGATAGGGTTGATATAGATCAGAAGGTGGTGCTGGAGAAGATGGATGTTTGTGAAGACGTTGCTATGTGTATTGATTTGCAACTGTGA